In the Pseudanabaena sp. PCC 7367 genome, one interval contains:
- the ftsH gene encoding ATP-dependent zinc metalloprotease FtsH: MNKSLNGSRYKSLGRRLQTLLIGVLACQGAIALAPSTLAAQEGEPKQMEYSEFVQQVQNDQVESVDIDSDQLRIEAELKGDRQVIVDLPTQDTKIIQQLRENDVDINVLEPSQDAAFRQFAGSFIFIGALILLLIIAMRRVSNSPGGPSQALSFGKSRARFSPEAKTGVIFDDVAGVESAKEELQEVVTFLKYPEKFTAVGAKIPKGVLLVGPPGTGKTLLARAIAGEAGVPFFSLSGSEFVEMFVGVGASRVRDLFHRAKENAPCIVFIDEIDAVGRQRGTGIGGGNDEREQTLNQLLSEMDGFQGNTGVIIIAATNRPDVLDRALLRPGRFDRQIIVDYPTYQGRLDILKVHARNKRIDEAVSLEATARRTPGFAGADLANLLNEAAILTARRRKEAITQNEILDAIDRVRSGLTLKPLLNNAKKIQIAYHEIGHALLFTLLEHSYPLDKVTVIPRSTGAAGFAAPIPPEELGLETRAEMLDLVTVTLGGRAIEEVVFGDAQVSIGARSDFQMVAKRVRAMVTRFGMSDLGLVALEGQDSQVFLGRDSMPKAEYSEEVASRIDREIRHIVKQCYDRAKKIISENRQLCDYLVDTLIELETIEGDEFRQIVSQYTEVPEKQVETVKL; this comes from the coding sequence ATGAATAAGTCCCTGAATGGGTCTCGATATAAGTCCCTGGGGCGGAGATTGCAAACTTTGCTAATTGGGGTATTGGCCTGCCAGGGAGCGATCGCCCTTGCACCATCAACCCTGGCCGCACAAGAAGGTGAGCCCAAGCAAATGGAGTACAGCGAGTTTGTCCAACAGGTTCAAAACGATCAAGTTGAATCGGTTGATATTGATAGCGATCAACTCAGGATTGAGGCTGAACTCAAGGGCGATCGTCAGGTAATTGTTGATTTACCCACGCAGGACACCAAAATAATTCAACAACTGCGCGAAAACGATGTTGATATTAATGTGCTAGAACCTAGCCAAGATGCTGCATTTCGGCAATTTGCGGGCTCCTTTATTTTTATTGGGGCGCTAATTTTATTGCTGATTATAGCGATGCGTCGGGTTAGCAATTCGCCCGGTGGCCCATCGCAGGCGCTAAGTTTTGGTAAAAGTCGGGCACGGTTCTCGCCAGAGGCAAAAACGGGGGTAATTTTTGATGATGTGGCGGGGGTAGAATCCGCTAAGGAAGAACTGCAAGAAGTAGTTACCTTTCTGAAATATCCAGAGAAATTTACCGCAGTGGGAGCCAAGATTCCTAAAGGCGTGCTGTTAGTAGGACCACCAGGTACGGGTAAAACCCTCCTGGCCAGAGCGATCGCCGGGGAAGCAGGGGTGCCATTTTTCTCTCTTTCTGGGTCAGAATTTGTAGAAATGTTTGTGGGTGTGGGTGCTTCACGGGTGCGCGATCTGTTCCACCGTGCCAAGGAAAATGCGCCCTGCATTGTATTTATTGATGAAATTGATGCCGTGGGGCGGCAGCGGGGCACTGGGATTGGTGGTGGCAACGACGAGCGCGAGCAAACCCTGAACCAATTGCTTTCGGAGATGGATGGGTTCCAGGGCAATACGGGGGTAATTATTATTGCTGCGACCAATCGCCCTGATGTTCTCGATCGCGCCCTGCTTCGTCCTGGCCGCTTCGATCGGCAAATTATTGTCGATTATCCGACCTATCAAGGGCGTTTAGACATTCTTAAGGTTCATGCCCGTAATAAGCGGATTGATGAGGCGGTCTCGCTGGAGGCAACTGCCCGTCGTACGCCTGGTTTTGCCGGGGCAGATCTAGCTAACTTGCTGAATGAAGCGGCAATTTTGACCGCCCGCCGTCGCAAAGAAGCGATCACCCAGAATGAAATCCTCGACGCGATCGATCGGGTGCGTAGTGGCTTGACGCTTAAACCATTGTTAAATAATGCCAAGAAGATTCAAATTGCCTATCACGAAATTGGCCATGCGCTCTTGTTTACGCTCCTGGAGCATTCCTATCCCCTCGATAAGGTGACGGTAATTCCGCGTAGCACTGGCGCAGCCGGATTTGCAGCACCGATCCCACCGGAGGAACTGGGCTTGGAAACCAGAGCCGAAATGCTGGATCTAGTGACGGTGACCCTGGGTGGACGGGCGATCGAAGAAGTGGTGTTCGGTGATGCCCAGGTTAGTATTGGCGCTAGGTCAGATTTTCAAATGGTGGCGAAACGGGTACGGGCGATGGTGACCCGGTTTGGCATGTCCGATTTGGGTCTGGTGGCGCTCGAAGGTCAAGACAGCCAGGTATTTCTGGGGCGGGATAGTATGCCCAAGGCAGAATACTCCGAAGAGGTGGCCAGCCGGATCGATCGTGAGATCCGCCATATTGTCAAGCAATGCTACGATCGCGCCAAGAAAATCATCAGCGAAAATCGCCAATTGTGTGATTACCTAGTCGATACGCTGATAGAGCTAGAAACGATCGAAGGGGATGAATTCCGGCAAATCGTTTCTCAATATACCGAAGTGCCAGAAAAACAGGTGGAAACGGTTAAGCTCTAA
- a CDS encoding S1 RNA-binding domain-containing protein produces the protein MTANNPSQSFSANEFLEALDQHNYEFGVGQIISGKIISHARDGVYVDVGGKSPAFLPADEAMLESDTDLVTSLPLDSEHEFLIISEQNAEGEVKLSIRRMLIQKAWQQMQAYQAEETIFDCVVLHTNKGGVVVNAAGLRGFIPRSHLTVKDNLESLIGKTLPVSVIEINEPTNRLVLSNTNAVRTSVMGNLAKGQLVAGTVSGIRPFGVFLNFDGVSGLLHIKEISQARVNDINAVFAIGDPVPAVIIDIDESRNRISLSTKLLENHSGELLENTAQVFAEAPERLEKNIQKLWNT, from the coding sequence ATGACTGCTAACAATCCTAGCCAATCTTTCTCAGCCAATGAATTTTTGGAAGCCCTCGACCAGCATAACTATGAATTTGGTGTCGGCCAGATCATCAGTGGCAAAATTATTAGCCATGCCCGTGATGGTGTGTATGTAGACGTGGGTGGCAAATCACCGGCATTTTTGCCCGCCGATGAAGCCATGCTTGAAAGCGATACCGATCTAGTGACATCGCTTCCCCTTGATTCTGAGCATGAGTTTTTGATCATTAGTGAACAAAATGCCGAGGGAGAAGTTAAGCTATCGATCCGGCGTATGCTAATCCAGAAAGCTTGGCAACAGATGCAAGCCTACCAGGCTGAAGAGACCATCTTTGATTGTGTGGTGCTTCACACCAATAAAGGTGGTGTGGTAGTAAATGCGGCCGGCTTGCGTGGTTTTATTCCCCGATCGCACCTGACGGTCAAAGACAATTTGGAAAGCTTAATTGGCAAAACTCTGCCCGTTAGTGTGATTGAAATCAATGAACCCACCAATCGCCTGGTGCTTTCTAATACCAACGCGGTGCGTACCTCGGTGATGGGTAATCTAGCCAAGGGGCAACTGGTTGCTGGCACTGTCTCTGGCATCCGACCATTTGGCGTATTTTTGAATTTTGATGGCGTGTCAGGACTCCTGCACATTAAAGAAATTTCCCAGGCCAGGGTCAATGATATCAATGCTGTATTTGCGATCGGCGATCCGGTTCCGGCTGTAATCATTGATATTGATGAATCCCGCAATCGCATTTCGCTGTCTACTAAGTTGCTGGAAAATCACTCTGGCGAACTGCTCGAAAATACCGCCCAAGTATTTGCAGAAGCACCAGAGCGGCTGGAGAAAAACATTCAAAAGCTTTGGAATACTTGA
- a CDS encoding lipid-A-disaccharide synthase-related protein gives MEILCISNGHGEDIVAARICIELEKLGVSAMALPLVGNGHAYQPQIPIVTEAMGGAIQKMPSGGFVRMDNKQLRRDLQNGLAQLTWKQLQVVWQWSRRRSGDRRLILAVGDIVPLLFAWLPTWWWGCDYVFVATAKSEYYWRDRQGKLPGLKPPFGGSFFYPWERWLMGSRHCRANFVRDTLTEKWLNQKYRLPALYLGNPMMDGLEPKGLDFGLREDDWAIAILPGSRAPEAYENWSTLMVAAEITAKVMPHRATFLAAITSSLELDKFIEIAIQRGWQRIDELNYRFSQARLRLVQGGFGDCIHRAHLGLAMAGTATEQMVGLGKPVITFVGRGPQFTAKFAREQVRLLGSSVICLEKPNQIEVVLQKILNDPDYFQEVHDNAIERMGKAGASARIAKYLAEQVLSQS, from the coding sequence GTGGAAATTCTTTGTATTAGTAATGGGCACGGCGAGGATATTGTTGCTGCTCGTATTTGTATTGAGTTAGAGAAACTGGGGGTGTCGGCGATGGCGCTGCCCCTGGTTGGTAATGGCCATGCCTATCAGCCACAAATCCCGATTGTCACGGAAGCAATGGGGGGCGCAATCCAGAAGATGCCCTCTGGCGGATTTGTGCGAATGGATAATAAGCAGTTGAGGCGTGACTTACAAAATGGTCTGGCTCAATTAACCTGGAAGCAATTGCAGGTGGTGTGGCAATGGTCGCGGCGGCGCAGCGGCGATCGACGATTGATCCTGGCTGTAGGCGATATTGTGCCATTGTTATTTGCCTGGTTGCCCACCTGGTGGTGGGGCTGTGATTATGTATTTGTGGCCACTGCCAAGTCTGAATACTATTGGCGCGATCGTCAGGGTAAACTACCTGGCCTCAAGCCACCCTTCGGCGGATCATTTTTTTACCCCTGGGAACGCTGGCTGATGGGCAGTCGCCATTGCCGCGCTAATTTTGTGCGGGATACGCTCACCGAAAAATGGCTGAATCAAAAATATCGACTACCTGCTTTGTATCTTGGTAATCCAATGATGGATGGGCTGGAACCCAAGGGGCTAGATTTCGGCCTGAGAGAAGATGATTGGGCGATCGCCATTTTGCCCGGTTCACGCGCCCCCGAAGCCTATGAAAACTGGAGTACCCTGATGGTAGCGGCGGAAATTACGGCTAAAGTCATGCCCCATCGAGCTACTTTTTTGGCGGCGATTACTTCGAGCCTGGAGCTAGATAAATTCATTGAAATTGCGATTCAGCGTGGTTGGCAACGCATTGATGAATTAAACTACCGCTTTAGTCAAGCCCGATTGCGATTGGTACAGGGCGGCTTTGGCGATTGTATACACCGTGCCCATCTGGGGCTGGCGATGGCTGGCACTGCCACCGAGCAAATGGTGGGATTGGGTAAGCCGGTAATTACGTTTGTGGGCAGAGGGCCGCAGTTCACGGCCAAGTTTGCCAGGGAGCAGGTAAGGCTGCTTGGTTCGTCGGTGATTTGCCTTGAGAAACCAAATCAGATTGAAGTGGTATTACAAAAAATTCTCAATGATCCAGATTATTTCCAGGAAGTGCATGATAATGCGATCGAGCGGATGGGCAAGGCAGGGGCATCGGCCAGGATTGCCAAATACTTAGCTGAGCAGGTTCTATCGCAGAGTTAA
- a CDS encoding Uma2 family endonuclease — translation MKAEIFPAQSHLNPIAEQRLILPKIYSWQQFETLEQLTKATGLRLSYLDGWIEFMTVGEEHEYLKTMLGFLLESYLVAIGIDFVPAGSATRRDQALGVSFEPDESYYLTEAKGQPDLAIEIIISSGSPAKLDKYAKFAIPEVWFWQNSQIMVYQWQGENADDGYELSDRSGLLPELDLNLLTSCMQMDSRIRAVQTLLAGVEGKS, via the coding sequence ATGAAGGCAGAAATATTCCCAGCCCAATCCCATCTCAATCCGATCGCTGAGCAGCGGTTAATCCTGCCGAAAATTTATAGTTGGCAACAGTTTGAGACCCTAGAGCAGCTAACCAAAGCCACTGGCTTACGGCTAAGTTATTTAGATGGCTGGATTGAATTTATGACTGTAGGTGAGGAGCATGAATATTTAAAAACAATGCTTGGGTTTTTGTTGGAAAGCTATTTAGTAGCGATCGGCATTGATTTTGTGCCAGCCGGAAGTGCAACACGACGCGATCAAGCCCTAGGTGTCTCTTTTGAGCCAGATGAATCTTACTATTTAACCGAAGCAAAAGGGCAACCCGATTTGGCGATCGAAATTATCATCTCCAGTGGTAGCCCAGCCAAGCTAGACAAATATGCCAAATTTGCAATTCCAGAGGTTTGGTTCTGGCAAAATAGCCAAATCATGGTTTATCAATGGCAAGGAGAAAATGCCGATGATGGTTATGAACTAAGCGATCGAAGTGGGCTGTTGCCTGAATTGGATCTCAATTTGCTCACCAGTTGTATGCAAATGGACTCCAGGATCAGGGCAGTGCAAACCTTATTGGCTGGGGTTGAGGGCAAAAGTTAA
- a CDS encoding Uma2 family endonuclease, which translates to MVQAKPRLSLTEFLALPQTDVPCELVSGVVVPKMSPKYFHSALTTALWSLISQSCADKGRVAVEWAVVLTRQGEDWVPVPDLLYVSYDHLAADWLRDEPCPVAPELVIEIISQGQAFRQLLEKAADYLNAGVDRVWIVDPASRSISVLFGDRPPQTYMGVEMVSDPLLADVQLSCDRLFQLAGI; encoded by the coding sequence ATGGTGCAAGCAAAACCTAGATTATCCCTAACTGAATTTCTGGCTCTGCCCCAGACAGATGTTCCTTGTGAGTTGGTTAGTGGCGTAGTAGTGCCGAAAATGTCTCCTAAATATTTCCACTCGGCCTTAACAACGGCACTATGGTCATTAATTAGTCAATCCTGTGCTGACAAAGGCAGAGTTGCGGTTGAATGGGCTGTAGTTCTAACCAGGCAAGGGGAAGATTGGGTGCCGGTGCCAGATTTGCTCTATGTCTCTTACGATCACCTGGCGGCAGATTGGCTACGTGATGAACCCTGCCCGGTTGCGCCAGAACTGGTAATTGAGATTATCTCCCAGGGGCAAGCGTTTAGGCAGTTGCTGGAAAAGGCGGCTGATTATCTCAATGCTGGGGTCGATCGGGTTTGGATTGTTGATCCTGCGTCGCGGAGTATTTCGGTGTTGTTTGGCGATCGCCCACCGCAAACTTATATGGGCGTTGAAATGGTGAGCGATCCACTGTTGGCTGATGTGCAGCTAAGTTGCGATCGATTGTTTCAACTCGCCGGGATCTAA
- a CDS encoding pentapeptide repeat-containing protein, which yields MKTTTLAVSILSMFFGFVGFGLTAGAENIEDVRQFIQTKKCPGCALSFFFSNGDHTQNYRWYEPSLITYAYNFLEPASYVVKFRDSVDDTSDIDIDFSQANLSKADLYGATLLFNFTNANLSNADLRAAHLRGRFEGADFSGADLRNALLSGNLKGANFNNANLSRAKFILRSLVEVIDLRGANLRNADLSYVSISHADLRGADLRGANVDFMKVSIPFVHPEKGFVAIGMLTIDENTLLPPKLSILYEIAREGGVGKDLSNLDLSNSYLGMLDLRGADLSGSNLSNSILHSSDLGGANLQNANLSGANLVDANFKDANLDSAILDGVVWCAPEIVTFVPASEELALALATGKAQPELISINECTKTNIK from the coding sequence ATGAAAACAACGACTCTGGCAGTTTCTATCTTATCGATGTTTTTTGGCTTTGTGGGGTTTGGTTTAACCGCTGGGGCAGAGAATATTGAGGATGTAAGGCAGTTTATACAGACTAAGAAATGTCCAGGGTGCGCTCTCAGCTTTTTCTTCTCTAATGGCGATCACACACAAAATTATCGTTGGTACGAACCCAGCTTGATAACCTATGCCTATAATTTCTTAGAGCCCGCATCGTATGTTGTAAAATTCCGAGACTCAGTAGACGATACCTCTGATATTGATATTGACTTTAGTCAAGCTAATTTGAGCAAAGCAGATTTATATGGCGCAACATTACTATTCAACTTTACCAATGCTAATTTAAGTAATGCTGATCTACGAGCCGCACATCTCAGGGGTAGGTTTGAGGGAGCAGATTTTAGTGGCGCTGATTTGAGAAATGCTCTATTAAGCGGAAATCTGAAAGGGGCAAACTTCAACAACGCTAATTTAAGTCGAGCTAAATTTATATTAAGAAGCTTGGTAGAAGTAATTGATTTGAGGGGAGCCAACCTGCGCAATGCAGATCTAAGTTATGTAAGTATTTCACATGCAGATCTGCGCGGAGCTGATCTAAGGGGCGCAAATGTTGATTTTATGAAAGTTAGTATTCCTTTTGTCCATCCTGAAAAAGGATTTGTAGCCATTGGGATGCTCACGATCGATGAAAATACTTTGCTGCCACCAAAGCTAAGTATCCTATACGAAATAGCTAGGGAAGGCGGCGTAGGTAAAGATCTAAGCAATCTTGATCTGAGTAATTCTTATTTAGGAATGCTCGATTTAAGAGGTGCTGATTTAAGTGGCTCAAACCTTAGCAATTCTATTTTGCATAGCTCTGATTTGGGGGGAGCAAACTTACAAAATGCCAACTTGAGTGGAGCTAACCTGGTGGATGCAAACTTCAAAGATGCTAACTTGGATAGCGCTATCTTAGATGGAGTTGTTTGGTGCGCACCAGAGATAGTAACCTTTGTACCTGCTTCCGAAGAACTAGCTCTAGCTCTAGCAACGGGAAAAGCCCAGCCAGAGTTAATCTCAATCAATGAATGCACCAAAACAAATATAAAATAA
- a CDS encoding pentapeptide repeat-containing protein has product MKTTTLAVSILSMFFGFVGFGTAGAENIEDVRQFIQTKKCPGCDLSGFSPPEDLMFSWMSNQPFYYTMGGDKPYAKEFMEMAQISVSHAIDFGGADLRDANLNGAILRLNFESAKFTSAFLRAAHLKGNFNQADFRNADLSVAVIHGMFREANFSHANLNGVLVYVWTDFSKANLRGANLSFANLSSTDLSGADLRDAEIDGVILHSPKRDEIGASYMAKIDEATQMPPKLRQIYTIVKDGAVGRDLSNLDLSGAYLAGVDFSGANLSGTNLRNANLFGANFEGADLQNADFTRAILTKTNLQYANMVGANFNGAITYDANIKNSQVDYSAKINSYFWSDHSMTRSIWFDGCNVMLMPYEAIEFPCPPTSGESTVWTMPDDWESK; this is encoded by the coding sequence ATGAAAACAACGACTCTGGCAGTTTCTATCTTATCGATGTTTTTTGGCTTTGTGGGGTTTGGTACCGCTGGGGCTGAGAATATTGAGGATGTAAGGCAATTTATACAGACTAAAAAATGCCCAGGTTGCGATCTAAGTGGTTTCTCTCCTCCAGAGGATCTAATGTTTTCATGGATGTCTAACCAACCGTTTTATTACACAATGGGCGGGGATAAGCCTTACGCCAAGGAATTCATGGAAATGGCGCAAATTTCCGTAAGCCATGCTATTGATTTCGGCGGAGCTGATCTACGCGATGCAAACTTGAATGGAGCAATTTTAAGACTCAATTTTGAAAGCGCTAAATTTACTAGCGCATTTTTGCGAGCTGCCCATCTAAAGGGAAATTTTAATCAGGCAGATTTTAGGAATGCAGATTTAAGCGTAGCTGTTATACATGGGATGTTTAGGGAAGCCAATTTCAGTCATGCCAACCTAAATGGTGTTCTTGTGTATGTATGGACTGACTTTAGCAAAGCGAATTTACGAGGTGCCAATTTGAGTTTTGCCAATCTTTCTTCCACGGATCTAAGTGGAGCGGATTTGCGCGATGCAGAAATTGATGGTGTCATACTGCATAGCCCCAAAAGAGATGAAATTGGGGCTTCTTATATGGCAAAAATCGATGAAGCTACTCAAATGCCCCCAAAATTGCGTCAAATCTATACAATCGTCAAAGATGGTGCAGTTGGTAGAGATCTGAGTAATCTTGACCTTAGTGGGGCATACCTGGCTGGAGTAGACTTTAGCGGCGCAAATCTGAGCGGTACTAATCTTAGAAATGCAAATTTATTTGGTGCAAATTTTGAAGGGGCAGACTTGCAAAATGCTGATTTCACAAGAGCGATTTTGACAAAGACGAACCTGCAATATGCAAACATGGTCGGAGCTAATTTCAATGGAGCAATCACTTACGATGCTAATATCAAAAATTCTCAGGTTGACTATTCAGCAAAAATAAATAGCTATTTCTGGAGCGATCACAGCATGACCCGAAGTATTTGGTTTGATGGTTGTAATGTCATGCTAATGCCATATGAAGCGATCGAGTTCCCATGCCCACCAACCAGCGGAGAGTCAACTGTATGGACAATGCCTGATGATTGGGAAAGTAAGTAA
- the rdgB gene encoding RdgB/HAM1 family non-canonical purine NTP pyrophosphatase, whose translation MQSQQLVIASGNRGKVAEFRAYLAPLGWEILPKPEAIDVAETGETFIANAYLKAKQIAKATGTWALADDSGLEVNALGGAPGIYSARYGNSDQARIDRLLQELEGKADRSAQFVCAIAVADPSGKVVSEAIGICKGEIITEQRGDHGFGYDPVFYVPEQQRTFAEMTKPEKGKISHRAIALEILIPQLKQIWQQDH comes from the coding sequence ATGCAATCGCAACAATTAGTGATCGCCAGTGGCAATCGCGGCAAGGTGGCTGAGTTTCGGGCATATTTAGCACCATTGGGCTGGGAGATCCTGCCCAAGCCGGAGGCGATCGACGTGGCAGAAACCGGCGAGACATTTATTGCCAATGCATATCTAAAAGCTAAGCAGATTGCTAAGGCCACAGGCACATGGGCACTGGCCGATGATTCGGGCTTAGAGGTAAATGCTCTGGGCGGCGCACCGGGGATTTATTCCGCCAGGTATGGCAATAGCGATCAGGCCAGAATCGATCGCCTATTGCAAGAATTAGAGGGCAAAGCAGATCGATCGGCGCAATTTGTCTGTGCGATCGCGGTGGCCGATCCCAGTGGCAAAGTCGTCAGCGAAGCGATCGGCATTTGCAAAGGCGAAATTATTACCGAGCAGCGGGGCGATCATGGCTTTGGCTATGATCCGGTTTTTTATGTCCCAGAGCAACAGCGCACCTTCGCGGAAATGACCAAACCAGAAAAAGGCAAAATTAGCCATAGGGCGATCGCCCTGGAAATCTTAATCCCCCAACTGAAGCAAATCTGGCAACAGGATCATTGA